One Danio rerio strain Tuebingen ecotype United States chromosome 9, GRCz12tu, whole genome shotgun sequence genomic region harbors:
- the fhl2a gene encoding four and a half LIM domains protein 2a isoform X1, translating to MTERYDCHYCKESLFGKKYVLREDNPYCVKCYESLYSNTCEECKKPIGCNSRDLSYKDRHWHEDCFHCFQCKRSLVDKPFSTKDEQLLCTECYSNEYSSKCHECKKTIMPGSRKMEHKGNSWHETCFTCQRCQQPIGTKSFIPKDNHNYCVPCYEKQFAMQCVHCKKPITTGGVTYHDQPWHKDCFLCTGCKQQLSGQRFTSRDDFAYCLNCFCNLYAKKCASCTSPISGLGGSKYISFEERQWHNDCFNCKKCSVSLVGRGFLTDRDDILCPECGKDI from the exons ATGACGGAGCGCTATGACTGCCACTACTGTAAGGAGTCACTGTTTGGGAAGAAGTATGTCCTGCGTGAGGACAACCCATACTGTGTGAAGTGCTACGAGAGCCTGTACTCCAACACCTGCGAGGAATGCAAGAAACCCATCGGCTGCAACAGCAGG GATTTGTCCTACAAGGACCGTCACTGGCACGAGGACTGTTTCCACTGCTTCCAGTGCAAGCGCTCACTAGTGGACAAGCCTTTCTCCACCAAAGACGAGCAGCTGCTGTGTACCGAGTGCTACTCCAATGAATACTCTTCCAAATGCCACGAATGCAAGAAGACCATCATGCCGG GCTCCAGGAAGATGGAGCATAAAGGAAACAGCTGGCATGAGACCTGCTTTACCTGCCAGCGCTGCCAGCAGCCAATTGGCACCAAGAGCTTCATCCCCAAAGACAACCATAACTACTGCGTGCCCTGCTACGAAAAGCAGTTTGCCATGCAGTGTGTTCACTGCAAGAAG CCCATCACCACTGGCGGTGTGACGTACCATGACCAGCCGTGGCATAAGGACTGTTTTCTGTGCACCGGCTGTAAGCAGCAGTTGTCTGGCCAGCGCTTCACCTCTCGTGATGACTTTGCCTACTGCCTCAACTGCTTCTGCAACTTGTATGCCAAGAAATGTGCCTCCTGCACCTCTCCCATCAGTG GACTCGGAGGAAGCAAGTATATCTCCTTTGAAGAGCGCCAGTGGCACAACGACTGTTTCAACTGCAAGAAGTGCTCAGTGTCTCTGGTGGGCAGAGGTTTTCTCACTGACAGAGATGATATCCTGTGCCCAGAGTGTGGCAAAGACATCTAA